The Rhodoferax ferrireducens T118 DNA segment ACTACTACGCCGCGCTCAATTCGGCGGTGTTCACCGATGGCTCCTTTTGCTTCATCCCCAAGGGCGTCAAGTGCCCGATGGACCTGTCCACCTACTTTCGCATCAACACCCAGGACACCGGGCAGTTCGAGCGCACCCTGATCGTGGCCGAAGAGGGCGCCTCGGTGTCCTACCTCGAAGGCTGCACCGCGCCCCAGTTCGACACCAACCAGCTGCACGCAGCCGTCGTTGAACTGGTGGCGCTGGACAACGCCGACATCAAATATTCGACGGTGCAAAACTGGTACGCAGGCGACGAAAACGGCGTTGGTGGCATCTACAACTTCGTCACCAAGCGCGGCCTGTGCCGGGGTGTCAACTCGCGCATTTCCTGGACCCAGGTGGAAACCGGATCGGCCATCACCTGGAAGTATCCGTCGTGCATTCTGATGGGCGACAACTCGGTGGGCGAGTTTTATTCAGTGGCGGTGACCAACCACCACCAGCAGGCCGATACCGGCACCAAGATGATCCACATCGGCAAGAACACCCGCAGCACCATTGTCAGCAAGGGCATTTCGGCCGGCCAGTCGAGCAACAGCTACCGCGGCCTGGTCAAGGTGATGCCGGGTGCCGATGGCGCGCGCAACTATTCGCAGTGCGACTCGATGCTGGTGGGAGACAAATGCAGCGCCAACACTTTCCCCTATATCCAGGTGCGCAACCAAAGCGCCCAGGTGGAGCATGAAGCGTCCACCTCAAAAATTGGTGAAGACCAGATGTTCTATTTCGCGCAACGCGGCATCGGTGCCGAGGAAGCCGTCTCGATGATCATCAACGGTTTTTGCAAGGACGTGTTTCGCCAGTTGCCGATGGAGTTCGCGGTCGAAGCCACTAAATTACTCGGGTTCAAGCTTGAAGGGAGCGTAGGATGATTGTTCAAAATAGCCAGACACTGCTGGAGGTGCGCGACCTGTGCGCCAGCGTCAACGGGACCGACATTCTCAAGGGTCTGAACTTCACCGTGAAGCGCGGCGAAGTTCACGCCATCATGGGGCCGAACGGCTCGGGCAAGAGCACCTTCGCCAAGGTGCTGGCGGGCCACGCGGCGTACCAGGTCACGGGCGGCGAGGTGCTGTTTGAAGGCAAGAACCTGCTGGAGCTGTCCCCTGAAATGCGCGCCCGTGCCGGTGTTTTTCTGGCCTTTCAGTACCCGATTGAAATCCCGGGCGTGGGCAATAGCCAGTTTCTGCGGCTGGCCTACAACACCGTGCAGGCTGAGCGCGGTCATGACGAGCTGGACCCGCTTGAGTTTGACGACCTGGTGCGCGAGAAGATGAAGCTGTTGGAGATGAGCCCCGAGTTTCTGGAGCGCAGTGTCAACGAAGGCTTTTCTGGCGGCGAGAAAAAGCGCAACGAGATTTTGCAGATGGCGTTGCTGGAGCCCAGCCTGGCCATCC contains these protein-coding regions:
- the sufB gene encoding Fe-S cluster assembly protein SufB — translated: MSAVLQNLVNQPYKHGFVTDIASDVAAKGLSEDTIRLISNKKNEPEWLLEFRLKAFRHWLTMTDPGWANVKHPKIDFQAISYYAAPKPKAKLKSMDEVDPELLRTFEKLGVPMHERAALAGVAVDVIFDSVSVTTTYKAKLAEVGIIFGSISEAVQNHPELVKQYLGSVVPAADNYYAALNSAVFTDGSFCFIPKGVKCPMDLSTYFRINTQDTGQFERTLIVAEEGASVSYLEGCTAPQFDTNQLHAAVVELVALDNADIKYSTVQNWYAGDENGVGGIYNFVTKRGLCRGVNSRISWTQVETGSAITWKYPSCILMGDNSVGEFYSVAVTNHHQQADTGTKMIHIGKNTRSTIVSKGISAGQSSNSYRGLVKVMPGADGARNYSQCDSMLVGDKCSANTFPYIQVRNQSAQVEHEASTSKIGEDQMFYFAQRGIGAEEAVSMIINGFCKDVFRQLPMEFAVEATKLLGFKLEGSVG
- the sufC gene encoding Fe-S cluster assembly ATPase SufC, encoding MIVQNSQTLLEVRDLCASVNGTDILKGLNFTVKRGEVHAIMGPNGSGKSTFAKVLAGHAAYQVTGGEVLFEGKNLLELSPEMRARAGVFLAFQYPIEIPGVGNSQFLRLAYNTVQAERGHDELDPLEFDDLVREKMKLLEMSPEFLERSVNEGFSGGEKKRNEILQMALLEPSLAILDETDSGLDIDALRVVSQGVNHLASKDNAIVLVTHYQRLLNYIVPDYVHVMSAGRIIRTGGKELALELEERGYDWIEAEAEAAGAVS